In Sandaracinaceae bacterium, the genomic window GCTCACGGGCGCGTTCCACGAAGACGGCCTCGCCGACACGGCGGACGCCCTGGGCGGCGCCTTCGATCGCGAGAAGCTGTTCGCCATCCTCAAGGACTCGCGTGTCGGGACCTACGGCGCCGCGGCGCTGGTGGTGTCGCTCGGCCTGCGCGCGGCGCTCTTGGTGGAGCTGGGCAGCGCCATGCCGCTGGCCATCCTGCTCTCGCAGTGCGTGGCGCGCCTGCCGCCCATCGCGCTGATGCAGCAGCTCCCTTATGTGACCAGCGCCAACCCCGAAGAGGGGGCCGAGGCGAAGTCCCGCTTGGTGGCCCGCGCCACCCGCCGCGAGCTGAGCGTGGCCGGCGCTTGGGTGGCGTTGCTGGTGGCCTCGGTGTGGTTCGCGGGCGGCATCTCGCTCGGCCGCGTGCTCGTCATGGGGCTGGCGCTCGCGGGCAGCGCCACGTTGATGGGCATGCGCTTCCATCGGCGCGCGGGCGGCATCACCGGCGACTTCCTCGGCGCCACCGAGCAGGTCAGCGAGTGCATCGTGCTGCTGGTGCTGGTGTGGCACTGACGCTCACCGCTGCGCGCCACGCCGCCACCGACGCCGAGGGCCTGTGTGTGGGCCAGCACGACGTGCCCACGTTCATCACGCCCGAGCAGGCGGCCGCCGCCATTCGTGAGCAGGTCGCGCGTGTGCCGGACGTGGTCCACAGCTCGCCGCTGTCCCGCTGTGCACAGCCGGCCGCGCTGCTGGCCGCCGCGTGGGGCTGCCCGCACCGCGTGGACGCGCGCCTGCTGGAGATCCACTACGGCGTCTGGCAGGGCCGCGCATGGACGGCGATCGAGCTGGAGGACGGTGA contains:
- a CDS encoding adenosylcobinamide-GDP ribazoletransferase, translating into MRAAFVFLTRVPVGGGPYTDEEWQSSTGHFPLVGAVLGVVLATLAAALLPHFGAWPTALLVLAASMLLTGAFHEDGLADTADALGGAFDREKLFAILKDSRVGTYGAAALVVSLGLRAALLVELGSAMPLAILLSQCVARLPPIALMQQLPYVTSANPEEGAEAKSRLVARATRRELSVAGAWVALLVASVWFAGGISLGRVLVMGLALAGSATLMGMRFHRRAGGITGDFLGATEQVSECIVLLVLVWH
- a CDS encoding histidine phosphatase family protein, which translates into the protein MALTLTAARHAATDAEGLCVGQHDVPTFITPEQAAAAIREQVARVPDVVHSSPLSRCAQPAALLAAAWGCPHRVDARLLEIHYGVWQGRAWTAIELEDGERFAEFMQHWQHAAPPGGEGLRDLERRVASWYAELGAGDHLLVAHAGVVRALRVLTGGGDWASAMQRGVPHLLVETLVSRS